A genomic segment from bacterium encodes:
- a CDS encoding STAS domain-containing protein produces the protein MEIRVTEHVDFITLNLKGRLDIASSATLKDDILRHVARGQNRIILNLAQVDFINSSGLGTLVSILKEVRLAKGRLVLSNLASYVQEIFEITQLSNIFEIFASEADAQDVFLQPSARVV, from the coding sequence ATGGAGATTCGCGTAACGGAGCATGTCGACTTCATCACACTCAACCTAAAAGGCCGACTCGACATCGCCAGCTCTGCAACACTCAAGGACGATATTTTGCGCCACGTTGCCCGTGGACAAAATAGAATCATTCTGAATCTCGCACAAGTCGACTTCATCAACAGCTCCGGCCTCGGAACCTTGGTGTCTATCCTTAAGGAAGTCCGCCTGGCAAAGGGACGTCTCGTGTTGTCAAACTTGGCATCGTACGTTCAGGAGATTTTCGAGATCACTCAGCTTTCAAATATCTTCGAAATCTTCGCTTCTGAAGCGGATGCACAGGATGTGTTCCTTCAACCGTCAGCGCGTGTGGTCTAA
- a CDS encoding NAD-dependent epimerase/dehydratase family protein yields the protein MTYLGKTALILGSTGLVGSLCLDLLLAGEQYDRVIAVSRRPLDRSHPKLINIITDFENLSPIESQLKADDVYCAIGTTIRHAGSKEKFRTVDFNYPLSVAEIAVKNGARQMVLISSVGANKESSAFYLRVKGELEQALAQLPFASLHILRPAMLDGKRSNERLRERVGVVFSRAIAFLLVGPLKKYRAILAADVARVMLQVAQLATPGVHIYESDQIQSIADKSSRA from the coding sequence ATGACTTATCTAGGCAAAACAGCTCTCATTCTCGGTTCAACCGGCCTTGTCGGTTCTCTTTGCTTGGATCTTCTCCTCGCGGGGGAACAATACGATCGTGTCATTGCTGTGTCACGGCGACCACTCGATCGGTCGCACCCAAAGTTGATCAACATCATTACAGACTTCGAAAACCTCTCTCCAATTGAGAGTCAACTTAAAGCCGACGATGTCTACTGCGCAATCGGCACCACCATTCGACACGCCGGATCGAAGGAGAAGTTTCGAACTGTTGACTTCAACTACCCACTGTCTGTCGCCGAGATTGCCGTCAAAAATGGCGCGCGCCAAATGGTGCTCATTTCATCCGTCGGCGCCAACAAAGAATCCTCCGCTTTCTACCTTCGCGTCAAAGGCGAACTCGAGCAGGCGCTGGCTCAATTGCCGTTCGCGTCACTGCATATTCTCCGGCCGGCAATGCTCGACGGCAAGCGCTCGAATGAACGGTTACGCGAGCGAGTCGGAGTTGTATTTTCGCGAGCAATAGCCTTTCTATTGGTTGGCCCATTGAAAAAGTATCGAGCAATACTGGCCGCCGACGTAGCAAGAGTCATGTTGCAAGTTGCCCAGCTTGCCACTCCCGGTGTTCACATCTACGAGTCCGATCAAATCCAATCAATTGCCGACAAATCAAGTCGGGCTTGA
- a CDS encoding HEAT repeat domain-containing protein codes for MALESGNLEQILVSLTSSDPAERAEAVENLRYCDDPSAVAALVTAIEDTDKGVRELAAETLVLRRSPDAPAYLCQYLSSTDITQRNLASEVLIKLGPLSVDALCDATHDSDHDVRKFAVDILGSIGDVRALHSILIALDDSNENVVCSAAEALGPLASPDAIDKLMETFEKKPYARPQVLESLGRIGDIRALPLFVEALHSDDPIVVFTAVEAMGNVRSRRVEPHLRELLIRGDEALQEAAIGSLIRIARSVDHAVLDNLPVALVQSCLTKAIRSGDKKIKLFAIAELRQWEGPATVSVLLEALNDPEDEVMAAAREALSKLATSASEHIADALVGAPARLACNLLDTIGSTGNSRFVQDIVSLVSHQDETVREKVAYVLGKIGDQAVTDYLIQLAADPVGHVRSAALKAIGWIGADKAIDSLFIALDDPFPDVRQAALGALVLSGGEEAIQRFRRDLGHADPRRQILAAQALGWIGESAVIEPLIEALRHPEWEVRKSAVESLGRSADASALQHIKVLLTDEEPQVRKSTIDAIIALGGADSWKDITCMLEDEDLWVRFHAINGLGSLGNRAALEELIPFLTSESDILRVAAAKSLSRLHDKRALPFLKETINDKNPDVVGAVVGAIDRLESL; via the coding sequence ATGGCACTGGAAAGCGGCAATCTCGAACAAATCTTGGTGAGCCTTACAAGCTCTGACCCCGCCGAACGGGCGGAAGCAGTTGAAAACTTGCGCTATTGCGACGATCCCAGCGCCGTCGCGGCATTGGTAACGGCGATCGAAGACACGGACAAAGGCGTCCGTGAACTGGCAGCCGAAACTCTGGTGCTCAGGCGTTCACCGGACGCCCCCGCATACCTTTGCCAATACCTTTCCAGCACCGATATCACTCAGCGCAATCTCGCATCGGAAGTTCTAATCAAGCTGGGACCGCTTTCGGTAGATGCACTGTGCGACGCTACTCACGATTCTGATCACGACGTTCGTAAATTTGCAGTAGACATTTTGGGTTCTATCGGCGACGTCCGGGCACTTCATTCCATTCTTATCGCACTTGATGATTCCAATGAGAATGTCGTTTGTTCCGCCGCCGAAGCGCTTGGTCCGCTGGCGTCACCTGATGCTATCGACAAGCTCATGGAAACCTTCGAAAAGAAACCATATGCGCGTCCGCAAGTCCTCGAGTCGCTTGGGCGAATCGGCGACATCCGCGCATTGCCGCTTTTCGTCGAAGCTCTTCACTCCGACGATCCAATTGTTGTATTCACGGCAGTTGAAGCGATGGGCAACGTGCGCTCTCGCCGAGTCGAACCGCACTTACGTGAACTTCTGATCCGTGGTGACGAAGCCCTCCAGGAAGCCGCTATCGGGTCACTGATCCGCATCGCGCGCTCTGTCGATCACGCCGTGCTTGATAACCTCCCAGTGGCGCTCGTCCAATCATGCTTAACAAAAGCCATCCGCTCCGGTGACAAGAAAATCAAACTCTTCGCCATTGCCGAACTGAGACAATGGGAAGGTCCTGCTACCGTCTCCGTCCTCCTCGAAGCGCTTAACGATCCGGAAGACGAAGTGATGGCCGCCGCGCGCGAAGCACTCAGCAAGCTGGCGACCTCTGCTTCGGAGCATATCGCCGATGCCTTAGTTGGCGCTCCGGCAAGACTCGCCTGCAATTTGCTGGACACAATCGGTTCGACCGGCAACTCGCGCTTCGTGCAGGATATAGTCTCACTTGTCAGCCATCAGGACGAAACAGTCAGAGAAAAAGTAGCTTACGTACTCGGCAAAATCGGCGACCAGGCTGTTACCGATTATCTCATTCAATTGGCGGCGGACCCAGTCGGTCATGTTCGCTCGGCAGCACTTAAGGCAATCGGCTGGATAGGCGCAGATAAAGCTATTGATTCACTGTTCATCGCGCTTGATGATCCATTTCCCGATGTCCGTCAAGCTGCACTTGGTGCGCTCGTTCTGAGCGGCGGGGAAGAAGCCATCCAGCGATTCCGTCGCGATCTCGGCCATGCCGACCCGCGTCGACAAATATTGGCTGCCCAAGCCTTGGGTTGGATAGGCGAGTCTGCCGTTATCGAACCGCTTATTGAAGCGCTCCGTCATCCAGAATGGGAAGTCCGCAAATCAGCCGTCGAATCTCTTGGGCGATCTGCTGACGCATCGGCTCTGCAACATATAAAAGTACTGCTCACCGATGAAGAACCTCAGGTCCGCAAGTCAACCATCGATGCTATTATCGCTTTGGGCGGCGCTGATTCATGGAAAGACATTACCTGTATGCTGGAAGACGAAGACCTTTGGGTGCGCTTCCACGCCATCAACGGCCTCGGGTCGCTCGGAAACCGTGCTGCTTTGGAAGAGCTCATACCGTTTCTCACTAGCGAGAGTGACATCTTGCGCGTTGCCGCTGCTAAGTCTCTCTCCCGGCTCCATGACAAGCGAGCTCTGCCCTTCCTCAAGGAAACGATCAACGATAAGAACCCTGACGTGGTCGGCGCGGTCGTCGGCGCAATAGACCGATTGGAGTCTCTCTAA
- a CDS encoding protein-glutamate O-methyltransferase CheR — translation MLDKDEISSELSLEDFTIIRDFIHEKCGIFFAENKKYLLENRLFKRMSTLGLKSFRDYFYQVKYDTSLKEFNMLMNLVTTNETSFYRNPPQLLCFQDEVLPQILESKRRAGKKRLRIWSAGCSTGEEPYTISMIIMDVLGDNHGWNVEIVANDISENVLQAARKAQYSEMALRTTPPEIVKKYFRREEQKYAVIENVKRQVNFSHLNLADRRRMALMSEVDFVFCRNVMIYFSDEIKRQIVRGFYNSLLPGGYMFIGHAESLHGISKAFKLEYFKNGLVYHKEIGAAMSDNDPAPMPVAETRIPVAAAVAAPAQVVSASAQRSADTHAATMEKLKKIQDLLAGSRKRNS, via the coding sequence ATGCTGGATAAGGACGAGATTTCCTCAGAACTTAGTCTAGAAGACTTCACGATCATTCGTGATTTCATTCACGAGAAGTGCGGCATATTTTTTGCAGAGAACAAAAAGTATCTGCTTGAAAACCGCCTCTTCAAGCGAATGTCGACTCTGGGCCTAAAGTCATTCCGCGATTATTTCTATCAGGTTAAGTATGACACAAGCCTGAAAGAATTTAACATGCTGATGAACCTGGTTACAACCAATGAAACCTCGTTCTACCGGAACCCGCCCCAGTTGCTCTGTTTTCAGGACGAAGTACTCCCTCAGATTCTGGAATCAAAGCGCCGTGCCGGCAAGAAGCGACTGCGCATCTGGTCAGCCGGCTGTTCAACCGGCGAAGAGCCCTATACCATCAGCATGATCATCATGGATGTTCTCGGTGACAACCACGGATGGAACGTCGAAATCGTTGCGAATGACATCTCTGAAAACGTCCTCCAGGCAGCCCGAAAAGCGCAGTACAGCGAAATGGCACTGCGGACGACTCCTCCGGAAATCGTCAAGAAATACTTCCGGCGTGAAGAGCAGAAGTACGCAGTAATCGAAAACGTCAAGCGGCAGGTCAACTTCAGCCACCTGAATCTTGCCGACCGCCGGCGCATGGCACTTATGAGCGAAGTCGATTTCGTCTTTTGCCGCAATGTCATGATCTATTTCTCAGATGAAATCAAACGGCAGATAGTGCGCGGCTTCTATAACTCGCTTCTGCCGGGCGGCTATATGTTCATCGGCCACGCCGAATCACTGCACGGAATTAGCAAGGCGTTCAAGCTGGAATACTTCAAGAACGGTCTTGTCTATCACAAGGAAATCGGCGCCGCGATGTCCGACAACGATCCGGCGCCAATGCCGGTTGCGGAAACTCGAATTCCGGTCGCCGCTGCGGTAGCAGCGCCGGCTCAGGTTGTTTCAGCGTCGGCACAACGTTCGGCTGACACTCACGCCGCCACCATGGAAAAGCTTAAGAAAATTCAGGACCTGTTGGCTGGTTCCCGAAAACGGAACTCTTAA
- the xth gene encoding exodeoxyribonuclease III: MKTIKLVSWNVNGIRAAAKKGFLDWMTAINADIVCLQETKASPEQLDESLTNINGYHSHFSSSIVKKGYSGVVTYSRYAPVATAHGMGQSLFDNEGRIVATEFADFTLFNVYFPNGKASKERLQYKMNFYEAFQSHVSELVGKGRGVIVCGDVNTAHSEIDLARPRENIKVSGFLPEERAWMDRFFAAGFVDTFRIFNQEPGQYTWWDMLTRARDRNVGWRIDYFFVSRNIADRVKNAAIHPDVMGSDHCPVSLELDTTVA, from the coding sequence ATGAAAACCATCAAACTCGTTTCCTGGAACGTCAACGGCATCCGCGCGGCCGCAAAGAAGGGCTTTCTCGATTGGATGACAGCTATCAATGCCGACATCGTCTGTTTGCAGGAGACAAAAGCCTCTCCCGAACAATTGGATGAATCACTCACGAACATCAATGGTTATCATTCACACTTTTCGTCTTCAATCGTCAAGAAGGGCTACAGTGGCGTAGTCACTTACTCTCGCTACGCACCAGTCGCAACAGCGCATGGAATGGGACAATCTCTCTTTGATAACGAGGGTCGCATCGTCGCGACTGAATTCGCAGACTTTACTCTATTCAACGTCTATTTCCCAAACGGCAAAGCCTCCAAAGAACGCCTGCAATACAAGATGAATTTTTATGAGGCCTTTCAGTCGCACGTTTCAGAACTCGTTGGAAAGGGGAGGGGAGTAATCGTCTGCGGCGACGTCAATACCGCACATTCAGAGATCGACCTCGCTCGTCCAAGAGAGAACATCAAAGTCTCCGGCTTTCTCCCGGAAGAGCGGGCTTGGATGGACCGATTCTTCGCCGCTGGTTTCGTCGACACCTTCCGAATTTTCAATCAAGAACCCGGCCAGTACACCTGGTGGGACATGCTGACCCGAGCTCGTGACCGAAACGTCGGCTGGCGGATTGACTACTTCTTCGTCAGCAGGAATATTGCCGACCGGGTGAAGAATGCCGCAATTCATCCCGACGTCATGGGCTCCGATCATTGCCCGGTCTCCCTTGAATTGGACACAACCGTCGCCTAA
- a CDS encoding response regulator, with the protein MNQPKILIVDDELLIRDLLYDFFASKDFQIQTANDAAEAMQLVEKHKDFDVVLTDIKLEGEDGLSFVDRIREQHPDLPVIVMTGYPSVESAIEALRKRVYDYVIKPFNINRLFATVKAASDEHNQDKNLTV; encoded by the coding sequence ATGAACCAGCCCAAAATCCTCATCGTCGACGATGAACTGTTGATCCGCGACCTGCTCTACGATTTCTTCGCGTCAAAAGATTTCCAGATCCAGACTGCCAATGACGCCGCAGAAGCGATGCAGTTGGTCGAGAAGCACAAGGATTTCGATGTCGTTCTCACTGACATCAAGCTCGAAGGCGAAGACGGACTCAGTTTTGTCGACCGCATTCGCGAGCAGCACCCGGATCTGCCTGTCATAGTAATGACCGGCTATCCTTCCGTCGAATCGGCTATTGAGGCACTCCGCAAACGCGTGTATGATTATGTCATTAAACCATTCAACATAAACCGTCTCTTCGCAACCGTAAAGGCCGCATCAGACGAACACAATCAGGACAAAAATTTAACTGTCTGA
- a CDS encoding response regulator, with amino-acid sequence MNKRLLIVDDELFVRELLQEMCANLGYSVAAIGSRNELPGTLETGEFDAAIVDLRLNDCRGIDLITALREMAPDLSIVLMTGYPTTDDLIAAMRLGVLDCIVKPFRLREIEGTIARACTETSRKSEIRSLRERVSELEAKSSRRPSRRIVMQREEEIAIASSPLEFVNRSMENQSGESGRQKRNSNAKQSPFVVTNG; translated from the coding sequence ATGAACAAACGACTTCTCATTGTTGATGATGAATTATTTGTCCGCGAACTGCTCCAGGAAATGTGCGCCAATCTCGGCTATTCAGTAGCCGCAATCGGGTCGCGCAACGAACTTCCAGGCACTCTCGAAACCGGCGAATTCGATGCCGCAATAGTCGATCTCAGATTGAACGATTGCCGAGGCATCGACCTTATCACCGCATTGCGGGAGATGGCGCCTGATCTCTCAATTGTATTAATGACCGGCTATCCAACCACCGATGACCTTATCGCGGCAATGCGTTTGGGCGTTCTTGACTGCATCGTCAAGCCGTTTCGCCTTCGTGAAATTGAAGGCACTATTGCTCGCGCATGCACCGAGACCTCGCGCAAGTCAGAAATTCGCAGCCTTCGCGAACGTGTCTCCGAACTTGAAGCTAAATCCTCTCGCAGACCATCACGCCGAATCGTGATGCAGCGCGAAGAGGAAATAGCGATCGCTTCGAGCCCGCTTGAGTTTGTCAATCGCAGTATGGAGAATCAGTCTGGTGAATCAGGAAGACAGAAACGCAATTCGAATGCAAAGCAATCGCCGTTTGTTGTTACCAACGGCTGA
- a CDS encoding sigma-70 family RNA polymerase sigma factor produces MNANANPTPEYLVEHLFRNYWGSAVASLVRQFGIQELDNIEDAVQESLLTALKNWPLREIPQNPGGWLFTVARNRLFDNLRSQKQFTEESESVGLDSDFAPYADTDTSRFRTEIPDDMLRMMVTLCDPCLSRESQCALTLQVACGFSAKEIAAAYFSREETISKRITRAKQKLLENVDTSTEADIGQLESRIDSVLEVIYLLFNEGYSSHQDDRLIRYELCAEALRLARLLLTSSAQNRPELHALTALLCFQSARLPSRLGAFGELLLLEHQDRTLWDRQLISEGLEHLQDAATGQTLSRFHLEAGIAATHATASTYEATDWPRILFYYDRLLELQPEPMILLNRLVALAMVNGPEVALEELRSSQRLEQVENHYLYHSVIADLYRRQGDYDAAMTHYRRALTTAANPKEREFLHNRIEECSPLAEVKDQNRTRS; encoded by the coding sequence GTGAATGCGAACGCTAATCCAACTCCCGAGTACCTCGTCGAGCATCTTTTCCGAAACTACTGGGGATCCGCTGTTGCAAGTCTTGTGAGGCAGTTCGGTATTCAGGAACTCGACAATATTGAAGACGCCGTACAAGAGAGTCTCCTGACTGCCCTCAAGAACTGGCCTCTGCGAGAGATACCGCAGAACCCGGGCGGCTGGCTCTTCACTGTCGCTCGCAACCGATTGTTTGACAATCTACGTTCCCAAAAGCAGTTCACAGAGGAATCAGAATCCGTCGGCCTTGACAGTGATTTCGCTCCGTATGCCGATACCGATACTTCTCGCTTTCGAACCGAGATTCCCGATGACATGTTGCGAATGATGGTTACCTTGTGCGATCCTTGCCTCTCAAGGGAATCACAGTGCGCCTTGACACTCCAAGTTGCTTGCGGGTTCAGCGCCAAGGAGATTGCGGCAGCTTACTTCAGTAGGGAAGAGACCATCTCCAAGAGAATTACTAGAGCTAAGCAAAAGCTACTTGAAAACGTGGATACCAGTACCGAAGCCGACATTGGGCAGCTCGAATCTCGAATCGATTCAGTTCTCGAAGTCATATATCTGCTTTTCAATGAGGGCTACTCATCCCATCAAGATGACAGGCTGATACGATACGAACTCTGCGCCGAGGCCCTCAGACTTGCGCGTTTGCTGCTGACATCGTCAGCGCAAAATCGGCCGGAGTTGCATGCACTGACCGCCTTGCTCTGCTTTCAGTCGGCTCGTTTGCCGTCGCGATTGGGTGCTTTTGGCGAATTGTTACTCCTGGAACACCAAGACAGAACGCTTTGGGATAGACAACTCATCAGCGAGGGCTTGGAACACCTCCAGGATGCAGCTACGGGTCAGACCTTGAGTCGCTTTCACCTTGAGGCCGGAATTGCCGCCACTCATGCCACAGCATCTACCTATGAAGCCACCGACTGGCCGCGAATCCTGTTCTACTATGACCGCTTGCTCGAACTCCAGCCTGAGCCGATGATCCTTCTCAACCGTTTGGTAGCCTTGGCAATGGTCAACGGACCTGAAGTTGCTCTTGAAGAGCTCCGTTCAAGTCAGCGTCTTGAACAGGTCGAGAATCACTATCTCTATCACTCCGTTATTGCGGACCTGTATCGACGACAGGGTGATTATGACGCTGCGATGACACACTACCGCAGGGCATTGACTACCGCGGCTAATCCGAAAGAACGTGAATTCCTTCATAACCGGATTGAAGAGTGCAGCCCGCTGGCTGAAGTCAAAGATCAAAATCGCACCCGATCGTGA
- a CDS encoding ATP-binding protein, whose product MMEKRRFQIQSAPNQFVKIYPIIADMVEELKLEGNDKFRFAVCISEAFTNAFYHGNHADPNKIIELIFCWDSETLSVEIGDQGQGTMKDINLNAKLESISPEETCGRGVAIINSFADNLEVIEKDGGGLKVKMSWHRQPKPDSKPSVVTS is encoded by the coding sequence ATGATGGAAAAGCGTCGTTTCCAAATCCAATCTGCGCCTAACCAATTTGTGAAGATTTATCCCATTATCGCGGATATGGTTGAGGAACTTAAACTTGAAGGAAACGACAAGTTTCGCTTCGCCGTCTGCATCTCCGAGGCATTCACGAACGCCTTCTACCACGGTAACCACGCCGACCCGAACAAGATCATCGAATTAATCTTCTGTTGGGATTCCGAAACGCTTTCCGTTGAGATTGGGGACCAGGGACAAGGCACAATGAAGGACATTAATCTCAATGCTAAGCTCGAAAGCATTTCCCCTGAAGAAACTTGCGGTCGTGGTGTGGCAATAATAAACAGTTTTGCCGATAACCTAGAGGTAATTGAAAAGGATGGTGGCGGTCTTAAGGTAAAGATGAGTTGGCATCGCCAACCTAAACCTGACTCGAAACCATCTGTTGTAACAAGTTAA
- a CDS encoding SpoIIE family protein phosphatase, whose product MLSRIEDHLAIFEKRLYELEIKLADQNSQLEDVARMGLMITSILDLESVLAAVMEMAIRTVGGEVGCIVLQENGQLSTRVSWGVDRETLAVVRMEGDVDVVNWVMQSGEIAVINEMPSLGDEHVKIDSILAAPLISRDMTIGALVVVNKDSESGFAEEDKLRVEMLVRFAAVAIENANLMKSKLRSQKMEQELELARTVQQALLPDSTATFEGAIIEAKYVPAGHVGGDYFDIIRLSDHEFVVIVGDVSNKGVPAALMMAAVRSVFRMEAGKNLQMDLMVTDLNTFLCDQVLRSKNMFLSLAYCYFNLNFMTCTYVNAGHLPPIHFQKTSKEVIEWRTGGVVLGQFPGYEYQCETIPLEQGDKVLFYTDGVSESENAAGELYGRARLREFVETNAALSPSQLTERLLKEVDDFRVVDPNVQIDDTTVLVVEIR is encoded by the coding sequence ATGCTTTCTCGTATTGAAGACCACCTTGCAATATTCGAAAAACGACTCTACGAACTTGAAATAAAGCTCGCCGACCAAAATTCTCAACTCGAAGATGTCGCCCGTATGGGCCTCATGATTACCTCAATCCTCGACCTTGAAAGTGTCTTAGCGGCTGTCATGGAAATGGCGATCCGCACAGTTGGCGGGGAAGTCGGCTGCATAGTTCTACAGGAAAACGGACAGCTATCGACCCGAGTGTCCTGGGGCGTCGATCGTGAAACCCTAGCCGTCGTTCGAATGGAAGGCGATGTTGATGTCGTTAACTGGGTAATGCAATCTGGAGAGATAGCGGTCATCAACGAAATGCCGAGCTTGGGGGATGAGCACGTAAAAATCGACAGCATCCTCGCGGCGCCGCTCATTTCCCGCGACATGACAATCGGCGCTTTGGTCGTCGTCAACAAAGATTCCGAGAGCGGATTCGCTGAAGAAGACAAACTCCGCGTCGAGATGTTGGTTCGCTTCGCCGCAGTCGCAATTGAAAACGCCAACTTGATGAAATCCAAGTTGCGCTCCCAGAAAATGGAACAAGAACTTGAATTAGCGCGCACTGTCCAACAGGCGCTATTGCCCGATTCAACTGCGACATTCGAAGGCGCAATCATTGAGGCCAAATACGTACCTGCCGGACATGTCGGCGGTGATTACTTCGACATTATCAGATTAAGCGACCACGAATTTGTGGTCATCGTAGGAGACGTCTCGAACAAGGGTGTTCCCGCAGCCCTAATGATGGCAGCGGTTCGATCGGTATTCCGTATGGAAGCCGGAAAGAACTTACAGATGGACCTGATGGTCACCGACCTGAACACGTTCCTTTGCGATCAGGTCCTTCGTTCTAAGAATATGTTTCTGTCGCTGGCATATTGCTACTTCAACTTGAACTTCATGACCTGCACCTACGTCAATGCTGGACATCTTCCTCCGATCCATTTTCAGAAGACATCCAAAGAAGTCATTGAATGGCGAACCGGTGGCGTGGTGCTCGGTCAATTCCCAGGATATGAGTACCAATGTGAAACAATCCCGCTTGAGCAAGGCGACAAGGTACTCTTCTACACCGACGGTGTTAGCGAAAGTGAAAATGCTGCCGGCGAACTCTACGGCCGGGCACGCCTGCGCGAGTTTGTTGAGACCAACGCAGCCTTGAGCCCATCGCAGCTTACCGAAAGATTACTAAAGGAAGTCGACGATTTTCGCGTGGTCGACCCCAATGTTCAGATTGACGACACTACTGTCCTCGTTGTGGAGATCAGATGA
- a CDS encoding penicillin-binding protein activator LpoB, with the protein MKFFSLLAVVAALTVIGCSSGKEVARLDPSSTTDLSGRWNDTDARLVAEEMIKDCLEKPWSSDFVAAVSKKPVVTVGRIRNNSSEHIDTETFTKDFERELINSGKVQFVASPDQRGDVRSERQDQIDWASEETRKRLREEIGADFILLGSVKSITDQEGGKSVVFYQTDLELINVESNLKVWIGTKKIKKGISQGKTKW; encoded by the coding sequence ATGAAGTTTTTCTCTCTGCTTGCCGTCGTCGCTGCATTAACCGTCATCGGATGCAGCTCCGGTAAGGAAGTCGCCCGTCTCGATCCATCCAGCACTACCGATCTCAGCGGCCGCTGGAACGACACCGATGCCCGTCTTGTCGCCGAAGAGATGATCAAGGACTGCCTTGAAAAGCCGTGGTCAAGCGATTTTGTTGCTGCAGTATCCAAAAAGCCAGTTGTCACCGTCGGTCGCATTCGCAACAATAGCTCCGAACATATCGACACGGAAACGTTCACGAAGGACTTCGAGCGCGAGCTCATTAACTCGGGCAAAGTTCAATTCGTTGCTAGTCCCGATCAGCGCGGCGACGTCCGCTCTGAACGCCAGGACCAAATTGATTGGGCGTCCGAGGAGACGCGCAAACGCCTTCGCGAAGAGATCGGCGCTGATTTTATTCTCCTTGGTTCCGTCAAATCAATCACGGATCAAGAAGGCGGCAAGTCAGTCGTCTTCTATCAAACCGATCTGGAATTGATTAATGTTGAATCCAACCTCAAAGTTTGGATTGGCACCAAGAAGATCAAGAAGGGCATTTCCCAGGGCAAGACTAAGTGGTAG
- a CDS encoding DUF2807 domain-containing protein, which yields MTCLRLLCAAVLLVASIVASDSVFASGKRYNQRINNHHDMIEGSDVLTTQTRTVDPFVRIESNLGVDLKVEVGKTQSVTITFDDNLIDFIRTDSDGKTLIIETEESFSTRHNVQVVISVPQLELINSEGSGTIDITNLDSKKFRAIISGSGELVATGKVDLLEIEINGSGDVHTDDVVAREVTVSINGSGTAEVSAVEVLDAEINGSGDVLYVGKPDNVYSSVNGSGKIRKRK from the coding sequence ATGACTTGTTTAAGACTACTATGTGCAGCAGTACTGTTGGTAGCGTCCATTGTTGCTTCAGATAGCGTTTTCGCATCTGGAAAGAGATACAATCAGAGAATTAATAACCATCACGACATGATCGAAGGCTCCGATGTTCTCACAACGCAGACACGGACAGTCGATCCGTTCGTTAGAATTGAAAGCAATCTCGGCGTCGACCTAAAGGTCGAAGTCGGCAAGACGCAAAGCGTTACAATCACCTTTGATGATAATCTCATAGACTTCATCCGGACCGACTCAGACGGAAAGACACTGATCATCGAAACCGAGGAATCGTTTTCCACCCGACACAATGTTCAAGTAGTCATTTCAGTACCTCAACTTGAATTGATCAACTCGGAAGGCTCCGGCACAATCGATATCACCAACCTCGACTCAAAAAAGTTCCGCGCCATCATCTCCGGCTCTGGTGAATTGGTCGCGACCGGCAAAGTCGACTTGCTCGAAATTGAAATCAACGGTTCCGGAGATGTCCACACTGATGATGTCGTCGCTCGCGAAGTCACGGTTTCGATCAACGGTAGCGGTACTGCTGAGGTCAGCGCCGTCGAAGTTCTAGATGCCGAAATCAACGGCAGTGGCGATGTCCTATATGTTGGCAAACCTGACAACGTATACAGCAGCGTCAACGGCAGCGGAAAAATTCGTAAAAGAAAATAG